The Ignavibacteriota bacterium genome contains the following window.
TTCCAAAATACCAGTTATCCCAAATTTTTGGGTTATTAGAGTATAAATCTGAAATAAATAAAATTATTACAAATAAACTACATAATATATTTTTGAACATATCTTCAGCATACTATTTTACAATAATCAATTGTGAGCTGTTAACATACCATGGAGACAAAAGCCTCAAAGTATAGACTCCACTTGGGAAATCAAAAGTTGATACTTTATAATCACGCATAAATAATTCACCGTCGGAACTCTCCCATTTGTCAATCAAAAAAGAAGTTCCAGTTGAGTTAATCAACTCTAATACAAATATACCTCTTTCTTGGGAAATAACATCAATTTTCATAAAATCTGTTGCAGGATTGGGAGTAATATTAACAGAAGTTGAAATAAATGATTTTATAGTTCTGATATCAATGGCACAGGCATCGGTTTTAATTGAGCCATGCTCATAACTTCCTCCAATTGGATCAGACCATTCAAATTCGGAAATTTTAACTTCAGATGGTATTTCACTACCTATCATTGCCACGCCGCATACCATTCCTAAAGTGCCACTAATACTTGACAAATTCAAATTATCAAACATGATTTCAAGTAGTCTTTTTCCATTGACTATTTCATTTCGTAATATTCTTCCGATGGATAAATCAATTGGCAAAAAATACTCTGAATCGAATAACAAAATAATTCGGGCACTTCCGTTGAAATTTATAGTATCAGTACATTCAAATTTATAATAAATATCAAAACATATCGTATCACCGGCTATTGCATCAACTTCAGGTAGTGATATTATACTTGTAAAATTGCTGCTACCACTTATGAACAATTCCAATGAATCAGGACAATAATGCTGATAATACACTTTAAATTTTCCGATAAAATTTCCTCTGTTTAATGGCTTAAAAATTAAAGGTAACTGAAGGGATTCACTAGCTGAAACCAACTGTCCTTCAGGATTTGAAGTCAATTCAAATTCATCAGAACCTTCGTAAATCACCTTATGAATTTGTATTGCAAAATCTGAATTATTTTTTATAAATGATGACATTTCAGAAGTTTGACCGGGACATATTAAATCAAAATTCAGATTTTCGGCTTTAACATCAATAAATGTATTGAATTCAGGTACATAAATTGAATCTTCAGCTATGCAGCCATCATCTGAAATTGCAGTTACTTTAATAAATCCGGGATTGTAAACTTTGATTTCATTTCCAGTACTTCCGTCTTCCCAAATAATCTCATTATAGTCACCTGAAACACGGACAATCAACGAGTCATTATTGCATAAATATGGAATATCCAATGATAATACAATTTCCGGTATTTTTGCCGAAATAATTTCAACACTGTCGGTTGAAAAACATCCGGTCTTATTCGTTACAGTCAAATAATACATTCCCGGTTCAGTTACATCTATAATCTCTCCTGATTTTCCATCAGACCATAAATAAATGTTATCTGCATCAAAATCAGCAACTTTTAAAGAAGTCGTTTCGCCAATACAAAGTTTATTCCTGCCATCAATTATAATTTTGGCAGCAGGTGCATCAACAACTTTCAACTCAAATTCAGCACTGTCAATGCATTGTCCGGCATTTAAAGCGTAAAGTTTATAAGTTCCTGATTCAGAAATTATTCTTGGAATTTCATAAGAACCATCATCCCAATAATAAACCCAATTGTTTACAATACTATCAGGTTTAACTTCAATATTATCACCTTGACAAATAGTTTGGGGTGCGTCGTAATTAAGCATGAGAACTGGTACCTCGTAAAAACTTGTTCTAACTGTGTCGTAACCCTGACAGCCGGAAGAGTGAACTACAAAAACACTGTATTCACCATCAGAGTCTATATCAATAGATTTGGAAGTCTCCCCTGTTGACCATAGGTAAGATAAATTCGACTGATTGCCCTGATAATTCACACTTGCAGTTAGTGTAAGAATTTCTCCGGCGCAAGCTGTTGTTCTACCCGTAATTTTAACAGGAAGTCCTTTTCCTAATTCAATATTTATTGAAATTGTATCACTACATCCAAACTCATTTATAACAACTAAAAAATATTTGCCGGAATTAAAAATTGTCAGATTTTCCTTAGTTGATGAGTTATTAAGCCAGAGATACCGATAATTATCACCTTTAGGATTAGCAGATAAAATCAGTGAATCAGCATTGCAAATATTTTCTTCATCCAAAATCATAATTTCCGCTTTAGGTTTAGGATTAATCTGAATTTCAAACTCCGATTCTGATTGACAACCATCTTTGTTTATGGCTATTACTCTGTAAATTCCTGAATCAGAAATTTTTCTCGGAAAATCTTTGTTACCATCTGACCAAACATAATTTACTAGCGAATCTTTATTATTGACATCTACACTGATTGACTGACCTTCACACAATTCGATGTAACCATGAATATTTAATTCGAGTTTTGGATTTTCAGACCTTGTGACGGTTACTTCATCTGTGTAAACACATTGATTTTCAATTGTTACAAGAACTGCATAAGTACCGGTTTTGTTGACTGAAATTTCACTTGTCGAATCACCTGTTGACCATAAATATTTATATTTTAAAGTGGAGTCATAAGGTGTAACTTCGGCTCTTAATTTGGCTAACCCTTCTGAACACCAAATTGTATCTCCTAAAATTTTCACCTTGATATTATTGTATCGAACGACAGTAATTGTTGAAGAATCCTTACATCCGATTAAATTTGATATTACCAATTTATACTCGCCAGGCTCATCAACTGTTATTTGAGGTGTAGTTGCTCCGGTTGACCACCAGTAACTATATTCATCATCCTGCTCTCGAGAATAAAGCTCAACTGAGTTATTTCTGCATATAAGTCTATCTCCCTCTATTACTGCTTCAGGTGCATCAAGAACAGTAAGATAAACTTCTGCGCTATCAACACAACCATACTCTGAAGTAACGTATAATTTATACAATCCTTCCTGATTGACTGTTATAAATGGAGAACGACTGCGATTGCTCCAAATGTAGCTAAAATTATTGTTCAGAGTGTCACAGGTAAATACAGTAAATCTTCCTTTACAGATAGTTTTTGTGCCGTTTATACTTATATTAATTTGTTTGCCGATTCTTAAAAAAATTGAATATCTTGTTATTAGTTCCTGTCCATCTATATTGTAAACAGCTGTAAGTAAATATGTTCCTGAATCAGAAAGTGCGATATTCTCAATGACCGGCTTTGGAGATATTGATTGAAATCCATTTGGTCCGGTCCAATAGTAAGATGATTCATAGCGAATGGTATCATATAAAAAATCATCAGTATCCAAAATAACATCAGAACCTTCGCAGGCAGCAAAACTTTTGTAATTATCCGGACTTTTAAATACTTGTGGCAATCCTAATTGGCTCAGACTGTCATTTAGAAATACATTCCTTTCGAGAAATCTTGCACCGTTGCCCAAAGTATTTGGCGAATCAATAATATGAAGGTATGAAACATTAAGGGGAGCTAAATATATTTTATTATTTATGCTACGTTGCAATGTGCCAACATGACCTTCATTATGAGCTAACTGCAAAAAAGATGATTGGATTGCATTCTTATCATACTCAGAAACATCAAATTGGTAAAGAGAATAAAATCCAAAAGGGCTCTTGCTACGGGTTATGTATAAAACTTTTCCGTTTGGTGAAAATTCTGCACCGTAAAGACTATAATTATCCGGAATATCTATTTGGATTCGATTATAAAAAACACCTGATTTATTATCAAATCTAAACAATTCCACAAATTCGGCTTCATAAGCAGGAAGAGCCGCAACACTGCCATTAGGTGAAAACTTCAAACATCCGATTGTATTATTATTTGATGTACGTGTAAAACCAATTGATGTAATTACAGTATCTTTAATTCCGTCTTCAGTGATAAGATATGCATAAAAATTATTATTTTTCCAGCCACGCGCAACAACCCAAATATCAATTCCATTGGCATGATAGGTTGCACTCAACTGCTCAGAGGCTGTTACAATCAGCGGAACATTAAACTCTATAAAGTCGCCTTTACCTTCATTAAGAGTAATATCAATAACAGAATAATTGATTCCGCGATTTTTTTCGCCTGTATATTCGCCTGCGTCCGCAGTAAACAAATAATATAACGTTGAGCTTCCGGGTTTTGGAAAAAGTATTGCTGATTGCGATGATGATTGGTGACCTGAAAGTGGAGTACTTGGAGTATTAATCATCTCATTGCTACCATTGTAAACAAATACTCCATTTGTGTAAAGTAAAACATCTCCCTGAGCTGATGATACTGAAGCAACACCCTCAAATTGTGCTATTCTATTACCAAAACGGAATTGAGGTTCATTATTTGGAGTGTTGAAAGTTAAACCGGCAAAATTACCAAAAAACCAGTTAGAATACTCTAACTGACCTTTTGCCATCGTGACTGCAAGTATAAAAAAAATAATTCGTAAAAATAATTTCAACTCAATACTCCTTTTGCAAGGAAACCGATGACATTTAGTTACCGGAACTGCCACTTAAATTTTAAATATCGTATCTTAATCCATCATAGTTATGTCATATTCTAAACTAAACATATCATTAATATTCTATAAATAATCTGCTATTATAACTCTTTTGTTAAGAAGAACTTTATCAATATTTATTTTTAGTTAAATTCATTTTTTTTGATTAATTTTACATTTAATTGTTATATGATATTTTTGTAATATTTTTTTAGGTTTAAAATTTTTACTATTTTTGCTTATTAGTTCCTTAAATTTGTAATAATTACATATGACTAATATAAAAACAAAGTATCTGAATCTATGCTTAATATTAATTTTATTACAGCAGGGAATAATTTTAACTAATGAATACAAAGCTGATGTTTTCATAGACTTAAATCATGATTATGTTCCTGTCTCCCCTATGGTTCATGGTGCATTTATCGAAACAGTGCATGATTTTGTAAGTGGTAATCTTGGATTTGCAGCACAGGAGCTTAGAAATCGTGGATTTGATATGAATTATTACGAATTTGGTGTATCAAGATTCTGGTGGAGATATATCGAATCAAAAGAAGCAGATTATTATCTAAACCGAAATGATATGTATAATAAGAATGGGGTTTATTCTCAGGCAATATCCAACAGCAATGAAGGAGTAAATGTCGGGATTTTTCAGGATACATATTTTTCAGATGCCGGTTCTAAGTTTTATATTTATATGAAATCCGATAGCCGGATTGAAGTCAATTTTATGATTAAATCTCTTATCAAAGCTGACAGTATAATTTTCACTTCGCCACTCGGAATCACAGAAAATGAATGGAAAAAATTTGAAGTAGAAATCCCTGCCGGTATGAATATTTACAAAAGCAGACTTGTAGTATTTTTTAGTGATAAAGGGACTCTGCTTATTGATGAAGCCTCACTATTACCAAATGACCATGTCAATCAGGTTCGACGCGAATATTTTGATTTGTATTCATTATGGAGACCGGGCATTATTAGATATCCCGGTGGCACAGTAGCAGACGAAGAAGCAGCCAGATGGTTTTTTGGAATCGGTGATATTGACCAAAGGCAGTCTCCAAATTTATACACCGGTGAAGAACAGAGATGGGAAGTTGGAGTTAACGAATTTGTAGATTTTTGCAAAACAATTGGAGCTGAACCACAATTTGTTACCAATATGCTGCTCGGCTCGCCGAAAGAATCCGCTGATTTGGTGGAATATCTGAATTCTGACACTAGCACTTATTGGGGTAAGAAGCGAGCTGAAGATGGTAATCCGGAGCCTTACGGTGCAAAGTATTTCGAGATAGGTAACGAACAATGGCATTCTGCATATTTCAATGCTTCTCAATTTCGCAACCATGCAAAAGAAATGATTAAAGTTGACCCAAATATTCATCTGATTTTTGGTGGAAATCTGTGGGATTATTCAAATTTTTTCAATATAAGCGTTGACATCGCCGGAGATTATTTCAGTTCTTACGGCTGGCACTACCTGCATTTTGTTGATACTTTGAATCTACCGGATATTGAAGTTTATAAAGCTATTGTAGCAGGCTATCAGGGACATCAAATGTTTATAAATATGTTTCGCGACTGGCGAAGTGCAAAAAATCGTGAAGATATGAAAC
Protein-coding sequences here:
- a CDS encoding T9SS type A sorting domain-containing protein, coding for MTNIKTKYLNLCLILILLQQGIILTNEYKADVFIDLNHDYVPVSPMVHGAFIETVHDFVSGNLGFAAQELRNRGFDMNYYEFGVSRFWWRYIESKEADYYLNRNDMYNKNGVYSQAISNSNEGVNVGIFQDTYFSDAGSKFYIYMKSDSRIEVNFMIKSLIKADSIIFTSPLGITENEWKKFEVEIPAGMNIYKSRLVVFFSDKGTLLIDEASLLPNDHVNQVRREYFDLYSLWRPGIIRYPGGTVADEEAARWFFGIGDIDQRQSPNLYTGEEQRWEVGVNEFVDFCKTIGAEPQFVTNMLLGSPKESADLVEYLNSDTSTYWGKKRAEDGNPEPYGAKYFEIGNEQWHSAYFNASQFRNHAKEMIKVDPNIHLIFGGNLWDYSNFFNISVDIAGDYFSSYGWHYLHFVDTLNLPDIEVYKAIVAGYQGHQMFINMFRDWRSAKNREDMKLSLTEIWTAYYGINWFFTERLKSFESGLWTADHALQTLENYDIIDIVNHTSNSGFFERGYDKNGKRQILGSPSFYALAMISRHSGKYYHKSFAKSPVFNAEHPNLPWAEYNVPWLRVVVSSDEDSLYLAVINKHPDEDCIFNHNLGIVSGKKVMHYELHTNHFKDRNLIDSDEPILPKNYEIDVSNEFKVKRNSINIFVIPKVVISDVILQDFSLKVYPNPAYDKLFLQNVPDSAISIGIYDLLGNRIREITNISRRDFDISLNGLASGFYILRMNLPLEKVTRTFLKY